The DNA sequence gttacagttagagctgcagtatttctggccaggtgatctcttcctgttacagttagagctgcagtatttctggtcaggtgatctcttcctgttacagttagagctgcagtatttctggtcaggtgatctcttcctgttacaattagagctgcagtatttctggtcaggtgatctctgaagcagcacagagaccatcatgatatgggggttcaaggcaagagatgtaaaagggcaatatttaattattaaaaaaaaaatatatatatatatatatatatatatatatatatatatatacagtatatctgtttggtaagattctttaatatgccactttaatatgatatgaactaatattcattttggtggtaatgttttcctttaagttcattATCCACTTCTACAGGGAGGTTGCCAATGAGTGATTTGGCCACAACCCCACTAGCCCAAATCTGATCATTGGCCCATGGGTCAACAATTGGCTCATGCTGCAGGCAATGGTTTGTGTAACTATATATAATACTGGGAAGGCAGAGTTTGTATCTCTGAGCCGGGCCTTTGGATGGTAAATAAGATAATCTCCTTTATCAGCTGCTCCCTCTAACCTAAGCCTCTGCTGTGCCTGCACGGAttcacttttttgttgttttgtcttCTGATAGTGGGTCCCTTTAAATGGTCAGTACATTAATACACTTTGCATCCAGATATGTGTAATGGAACCCAAGCCACTCCATTTGGGACTGTAGCCAAGGTTATGGCAATTAATGTGTGTGTGATACAGCAGATACttattgtatataaatactgttaatggagaactaaagcttaaagggatactggtcccactgagacacattcagttacattgagtaggagaaacaacaggctgccagaaagcagttccatcctaaagtgctggctctttctgaaatcacatgaccaggcaaaatgagctgagatgcacctacacaccaatattacaactaaatacacttgctgcttcaggaatgacattttatattgtacagtcaattatttgcagtgtaaacagtgtcatttagaaataaaaacgacaccataaaaatcatggcagaatgaCTTTAcataaagtagctagaaatgttgtacatggtgttttgtgcttctgtcccagctagggttgccacctggccgttattttaccggcctggccggtaaaaatgatggttgatccaaatgttaatagggaaaaaatataaataaataggaaggccggtatttttgtccagaaaaggtggcaaccctagtaccagcccaaggcaaccacagccctttagcagtaaagatctgtgtctccaaagatgccacagtagctccccatcttcttttctgctgattcactgattcacatgctctgtgctgctgtcacttactgagcttagggagccactcacaatatacagtacacatagaatagaaatgtcacaatataaggctgattagtaattaatatacataattactacatggcagcacagaaaccagtgcaattagcatcagaattgaataatcagcaaacctgtagcatcagcttatattacagccagggaaggtcattttctgctggataattagtgacgagccctaagcttagcttctcaacagccaatcagagcccactgagcatgtgagtgtcacagacactttccaagatggtgaccccctgtgacaagtttgaagtcctggatcattgctgctattgacaagctcaaactttagcctcgtgcaattagttcactatataaaataagccaattttatccatattcatttctagggtttagttctcctttaaagggaccctgtcatcggaaaacatgttttttttcaaaacgcatcagttaatagtgctgctccagcagaattctgcactgaaatccatttctcaaaagagcaaacatttgtttttatattcaattttgaaatctgacatggggctagacattttgtcaatttcccagctgcccctggtcatgtgacttgtgcctgcattttaggagagaaatgctttctggcaagctgctttttttccttctcagtgtaactcaaagtgtctcaatgggacctggattttactattgagtgttgttcttagatctaccaggcagctgttatcttgtgttagggagctgctatctggttaccttcccattgttctgttgtcaggctgctggcggggggaagggaggggggggggatatcactccaacttgctgtacagagtgattgaagtttatcagagcccaagtcacatgaccaggggcagctgggaaattgtcaatatgtctagccccatgtcagatttcaaaattgaatataaaaaaatctgtttgctcttttgagaaatggatttcagtgcagaattctgctggatcagcactattaactgattcattttgaaaaaatgtttttttcccatgacagtatccctttaaacatacacTACTTAGTATGCACCTTCCACAGCTTAAAGCTGCCCATAGGCCTTTAGATCAGATTGTTTGTTGAGGCTCAAAATGACCAGATGTAGCCACAATCCAATCACTAGCCTGGAGGCCAAAGCACTGATCATGCTGGGGCCTATGGAAAATGTTGTAGCGTGAGGACCACAACAGttaaccaatgtggtccttgccaaaaccagcaaacttttttttgcataatacattCTAACTCTTTTTGTCACTTTTTGGTGATGTTACCACTTGCACCAACATAATAGTGTTCATCTGGGAGATGTTGGCCTCCTAACTCCAGCCTCGCTTGCTGCTCTCAGTGGGGAAGGATCTTAATCAATAGTGTCTCCACCACGGACTAAACCCAACGTGGTGAGAAGGCAGCAGAAGCAAAACAGAGATGTTTATTGTGTGAGACTTGGCATATTCCTGGAAATAATGAATAGGAGTATATGGAGTCCAGGATTGGATTCCCAACAAAAAGAGTAGAGGAACAATATAGATGCAGTGGATCTGAACCAATTTATATATGATCAAGGTTCTCTGCAAACAGTTGGAGGTGCCCAGTTGTTGTACGATCTTGACAGTTTTGGGacattttataattgttttcttttttttctcagcaatTAGTTTTCCCAGTTTTATGCCAAGATGTATCTTGTTTTCTAACATACAATTCCTTTATTTCTAATAGACAATTCCTTGAATAACAAATGGAGGTCAGGTTCCGAGAGATCCATTCAATTAAGAGCAGCAGCAGTTCAGGTTCTTCACACCATCGGCTCCTCTAACTCACCAGTTGAAGCCGAGGAGTCTTCATGCCCAAGGAATGAGAAGGTCAGTGAAGGAGGGAAACCATATAACTGCTCTAAGTGTGGGGAGCCATTCAGCACAAAGGCCCTTCTCTCCGCTCATAAACCGATTCACCAAAAGAAGGAACCAAAATGTGGGAGAAGCTCCTCTAAGAAGAAGCAGAGACATCTGAGAAGTCAAGCAAAGGATAATCCTGTTACATGTAGAGAACTGGAAGATAAATTCTCAGAGAAACCCCACTGTAAGAAGGGCAGTCTGAACACAGGCTCCAATATTCACAACAAGGAGAAACCATACACGTGCACAGAATGTGGTTTAAGTTTCACTGCAATGGCCAAGCTGCTTCGACATCAAGGTAATCAGACAGTGGAGAAACTCTTTTCTTGTCCCTTTTGTGGGAAATGTTTCCCTCGGAATAACTGCCGTCTCAGCCACCAGAAAATATGTGGGAAAAGCTTCTCTAATCTTCACACTCACCAGATCAACCAAAACAAAACCAAACCCTTCACCTGTTTTGAGTGTGGTGAAACGTTCTCTCAGATAGGCACCCTCCGCTCACACCAGAGAATCCATACTGGGGAGAAGCCATTTAGTTGCACGGAATGCGGAAAAACCTTCTCACAGATGAGCACCCTTCGCTCCCACCAGAgaatccacacaggggagaaaccattcacttgctCAGAATGTGGCAAAAGCTTCTCTTTAAACAGCACCCTTCACACCCACCAAAGGTACCACAGAAAGGAGAACAATTTTGTTTGTGGAGAATGTGGAAATAGATGTTATACAAAAAGCCAACTTCTCCAGCATCAAAGaattcacaccggggagaaaccattcatcTGCACTTCATGTGGAAGAAGCTTCACTCGTAAAAAGAGCCTTCAGGATCACCAGAGGCTTCACACAAGGGAAAAGACTGAGCTAGAGGAAAGCGGCACCACTTTGTGTGCTTAGGAAAACATGAACAATGCAACAGAAATATCACGTGGCAAAGATACTTTAGGGTTAGTAGTGTTCCAAAGATACTTGTCCAAGTCTTCTCGGCTGCAATTCTTCCTTATTCTTCCTTATCTCTATGGGTTTGGTGGTTTGTTACAAGTATAACTAATAATGCTGGGGTTGAAAGTATAGATGCACCGAATTCGCTATTTGGGATTCAgacgaactcccgaatccttagtgaaagattcagccgaatactgaaccgaatcctacttCCTTTACGATACGTGagttcccttcctgcccctaatttgcatatgcaaattcagattccgTTCAGCCAGACAcaagtatttggccgaatcctgctgaaaaaggccgaatcccgaacctgtTAAAAGCAGAGTGAGCCTTGGATTCACGGAGGTTTTATTAGTAGGaggaccagaaatactgcagctctaactgtaacaggaagagatcacctgaccagaaatactgcagctctaactgtaacaggaagagatcacctgaccagaaatactgcagctctaactgtaacaggaagagatcacctgaccagaaatactgcagctctaactgtaacaggaagagatcacctgaccagaaatactgcagctctaaatgtaacaggaagaagtgttgaagcaaaagacagaatgctgtctgttcattggctcatgtgacctaacatgtttggtttgtttgtgtgcaccgtgaggTAGTATTTTGTGATCATGACGGGTCTGATAGAACCAAATTCTAGCACAAAATTGCAGAGGTCGCAATCCCCATGGAATAGTGCCTtataggcttgggcgaatttgacccatttcgtttggccaaaaatttgccgccagcgaaaatgtcgccgacgcccattaaagtgtatgggcgtcaaaaaactttTGATGTGctgcgaattttttttgacacgcgtaatttttattttgacgctcaacgccatacaagtctatgggcgtcatttctacggcgaaacaaggcgaaaaaaaaccTGCCCATCCCTAGTGCCTTATACATGGAATGATTCTCATTGTTAGAAAAGGATTTCTGCTGTACAAAGCTCATACATCGTAGATATTCGCAAGCAGCCGAATAACTTGATGTTACGAGACCTCACCTCAAAGTCAATTTACCTAAACCTCCAAAATAAGTCgtttcataaacatatattgaaaccGCTTATTCGGTAACACCCCACTATAGCTCCTCCCAGTGCTCGTGGGTTCTGCTTCCTTTATAATTACAcccctgaagccatgagttcctGACATTTTTATATCTGAATCTAAActgtttgacaaaaaaaaaaaaatactaaactaTTTTTTTGTCAATCTCCTGTGTTCAGTCCGGGGGTATTTGGCTATCGGTGCAATTTGACCAATCAGACAAATGACCAaactaaactaaataaaatattgccAGGATTAGGTTTCCTGGAGAAGGTCCTAGTGGGTGGGGCCTGAGTTGTACAAAAGGAACGCCCCCGAGGTACCATCAGTAGTGACTTTATTAGAATTCTATCACTTGTGCAAAGGGGAAAGAACTCAGAAGCAAAACCCCATTCCCACATATATAAAAGCATTCCCTAGGGGAAATATTCCATACTCTACTCGTATTCCCCTCCATTTTAGTAGAAAATCCTTCGCAGTGTCTcactccaatgtattttttactaatactaaaataatatttctacAAATATATTCTCATCTGTAAATAGTATACGAGCTCCACGTACATCagttatagaaataaaatatgaattatgaacacattaatacattttttactttttcactttaatgagggattttattttagtttttgatcCAGATTTGAGATTAGAGGGAGTGGGTCGTGACAACGAAACGATTACAGCAAGTGCTTAGCAGTGATATTCCTAAATGCTGCCCTATACGCTGAATAAACCGTAATACATGTAGTAGTCAGTCTCACAcatgaaacatttatttgcataaaacagtcctagatttatgataaaaaaaaacttaaagggatactgtcatgggaaaaaaaatttttttcaaaatgaatcagttaatagtgctgctccagcagaattctgcactgaaatccatttctcaaaagagcaaacagatttttttatattcaattttgaaatctgacatggggctagacatattgtcagtttcccagctgcctcaagtcatgtgacttgtgctctgataaacttcaatcactctttactgctgtactgcaaattggactgatatcactccctccccccccccagcagccaaacaacagaacaatgggaaggtaaccagatagcagctccctaacacaagataacagctgcctggtagatctaagaacaacactcaatagtaaaacccaggtcccactgagacacattgttacattgagtaggaaaaacagcagcctgccagaaagcatttctctcctaaagtgcaggcacaagtaacatgacttggggcagctgggaaattgacaaaatgtccagcaccatgtcagatttcaaaattgaatataaaaaaatctgtttgctcttttgagaaatggattacagtgcagaattctgctgtagtagcactattaactgatgtgttttgaaaaaaacatgttttccgatgacagtatccctttaacataccaAAAGAACTGAGGTCTCTTGTTGCTTCATGGTCCCTGAGCCTCTACCTGCTGACCACGTTTGGGTCATTGGATGGTTCAACAGAGGAGGTCACCTTGTGTGATGTTCAATGGAACACAAAGTGTTTCTATTGTATCTCCCAATATTCCTGGTAACCCTACAGTGGGCAGGGCCCTATCTAGTGATTCTCACCCAGGTATTGCCCCTCCagacccagaatgcagcatgaaggggctcggtgaatgtggcagtgaaggtgtgtaagtgtctgattggctcactcagctcataaaaggacagacgtccggcctcatagtccaatgagatcctgattctcctgcaggaaggggcataggtttaaaggggatgttcatcttccacacactttttttcagttgttttcagattgttccccagaaataaagacttttttcaattacttttcattatttattttttaccattttcccaaaatctaagtgtaaagttgaatgtctctggtgtttgagtctgacactTCAGTAATtcagttacaattttgctacatttagttgatacattgagttgatccatttctcagcagcatctctggaatataagtgtaactaatgtatcaagtctaacagctgcctgtaatgaaacccagagattctgctcagcagggacaaacataagaaatgtatcaactaaatgtatccatttagatcagtttacagggtcaacgaccccctcccctcccagagctgctttagaaggtgaaaaattacacttcaatattggaaaaatggtcacatatagaaaatagaaagtaattggaaaaagtcattatttctgttgatctatctgtttgaaggtgaacaatcccttgaaGGTGGccatataggggcagattaaagctgctgatattggtcctttagaccaggggtccccaacctttttttacccgtgagccacattcaaatgtaaaaagagatggggagcaacacaagcataaaatagtcccttgggtgccaaataagggctgtgattggccatttggttgcccctatgtggactggaagcctacaagaggctctacttggtactatacttagtttttatgcaattaaaacttgtctccaagcctggaattcaaaaataagcatctgctctgaggacccagagagcaacatccaaggggttggagagcaacatgttactcacgagctactggttggggatcactgctttagaccgATTCAACCACTTATCTACCCATGTGTGGGGCTTCTGATGggtcaatatcaggccaaaaatcgaccAGATATAGattgggcaagtttgattttttctttGATCTAGGAGCACATTGGCTGGTTGATCAGTCCTACAACCCATCAGAGCCACTCATATCATTGTAATCCGGTCCCTTGGCCCCAGAGCCAAACGATTTGAATTACACCGAAATCACCCTGCCAATCTAatagtatatggccaccttaagtctgtttCTCTATGATTGTGTCTCACTGTATAGATATTATTAGTTTTCCTTTTCTACAGACCCCAGGACTTGTTATTCCCCATTTCAGACTCGCCTGatcccctctcctctctatactgggataggccacccctaccccccacacccctgattcactgacctccacttcccagtaatgtcgccctgaggggaaactcctgctgcttaaagtctgagcATAAtactgaaatctctctggggattgtgggtaatgtagttttgttAGTGAGAatgaagcagatttcctgtcccctgatacagatacaagattatgagccgtgtttatatccagtaacaggtctgtagcctccttcCCTTTACCCTCCGCAGAAATACCACAAATCATAGGTAACGAATAACGAAAATCTAGgcaacatatattttcagaagcAGATCTTCATGGGCAGGAATCCTCGTATCTCCCAGTACGATTCCTAATCCCAAATATGATCATGTGACTTGGTTAAATACAGTAGGTTGTAACTTGTCAATACATTTCTATTGGAGGCCCCTTTTCTTCCAACATTACAAAAGGCACATATaagataaaacaatatataaattgtatttaatcTCTTGTAAGAAATGGGGGAAACAATATGTGGGGGCAAACGAGTAGGTGTTTTAAGGACAGAGCACGagaacatattaataataatataatattctagATCTCGACATTTCTCACAGTGTCTCGGTAGTTTATTATTTCTCAATACAGGCCATTGAGAGAGTCTTCATGAACAACAGAGCTGGAGATTTAATTAAAAGATACTGCACCGAGAAACAACGTGGATTTTTATTCTGGGCACAAAGGATATGAATAATGAGTATGATATATCTTGTTATTTTTAGAATGATATTTTTAGTAATCGGTCTGtatgtgcacacacacatatacctcTGAATATGAGACTACAATCACTAATTGTTCCCTTGAAATTAATAATTATTCATAtcgttttttgttgttttgtcatattggtaataaagttttttttttatgagaattgGCTTCACACAGGGAGTACAAATATGGCCACCCGGAGTGTCATGTGACACACCATCATAGTGGGATAGGCTTTTCTCCCTCCTCCCTCCGTTTTAACTTTAGAACCATTTAGAGTGGTAATATTTTTAGTGATACCCTCTGATCAGTTAATTTGATTGGTGGATAAGTTTAAATATccagtagcctatgattaagtgttgtgagaacatgaaacgcgtaaggctgttatTTATACTTTacttcaataaatcattttttaactacaactgcctggaggatttgctctttgagtgccGACCCTACGAACAATACGTTTATGGGCAGGAACCTGTATCTCTTTCTAAACTGtctgttttttacttttaaatatacaggtatgggacctgttatccagaatgctcagggcctggggttttctggatattggatctttccataatttggatcttcataccctagaaaatcatataaacatgaaataaagccaataggctggttttgcctccaataaggattaattatatcttagttgggatcaagtacaagagactgttttattattacacagaaaaaggaaatcatttttaaaaatgtggataaaatagagtctatgggagatggccattgtgtaattcagatctttctggataatgggttttcacataatggatcctatacctgtatcagcatTTACATGTTTCACCCATAGCACGGTGCCCCCTTATTGCAGTTTTGTTATCTCATGTGTTTGAGTTCAGaactagggatggacgaatttcacccgtttcacttcaccaaaaaaatgttgataaatgtaaagtcctgcacctgggatgtaacaatatccacttatacccttaatgggactgcactaggcaaatccataatggagacggagcttggagtccttgtagataataaacttgtctgtagcaagcaatgccagtcagcagcatcaagggcaaataaggtcttgacttgtattaaatggggcagagagtcacgggaggagggggtcccactgtatagagcactggtaaggccccatctagaatatgccctacagtttagaggagggaaaggggtgttacagggagagctgggaagtgaatcaggggtacaggctgatacattagataggtacaaggaagggtcggatgttttatttaccagtagctcctcccagcagacaggagggagccaatgagattagaggagggaaaggggtgttacagggagagctgggaagtgaatcaggggtacaggctgatacattagataggtacaaggaagggtcggatgctttattcaccagtagctcctcccagcagacaggagggagccaatgagattagaggaaaggGGTATTAcaaggagagctgggaagtgaatcaggggtacaggctgatacattagataggtacaagggaGGGTTGGATGCtatattcaccagtagctcctcccagcagacaggagggagccaatgagattagaggagggaaaggggtgttacagggagagctgggaagtgaatcaggggtacaggctgatacattagataggtacaaggaagggtcggatgctttattcagcCAGTAGCTcctccagcagacaggagggagccaatgagattagaggaaaggggtgttacagggagagctgggaagtgaatcagtggtacaggctgatacattagataggtataaggaagggtcggatgctttattcaccagtagctcctcccagcagacaggagagagccaatgagattagaggagggaaaggggtgttacagggagagctgggaagtgaatcaggggtacaggctgatacattagataggtacaaggaagggtcggatgctttattcaccagtagctcctcccagcagacaggagggagcccatgagattagaggagggaaaggggtgttacagggagagctgggaagtgaatcagtggtacaggctgatacattagataggtataagaaggggttggatggtgtttagcaagtgagggaatacagggatatgggagagagctcatagtacaagttgatccagggactggtcccattgcaattttggagtcaggaaggaatttttcccctctgaggcaaattggagagacttcaaatgggtttttcgccttcctctggatgaactgacagttaggcaggttatgtaTAGACTTATGTTCTTCTACTCTTGCTACAGGGCCTGCCTGAAACTTACTTTCtcaataaaacaatttgcagtcgAAGATTACGGCTTTGTCCTGCTCTTCTTCTTTACTTCTGATTTATAGTATCACCAATGGTACCCGACAGGGATGCCCACTTTCaccaacaatatttattttgtcactGGAACCTCTagcacaaaaaatttgagaaaacaaAACTATTCATGGAGTCAGTGTTTATGACTCTGAAATAAAACTAGGACTTTATGCAGATGACATAATATTGTACCTACAAAAACCGTCTATATCTTTGCCAAACCTAAGAAAAGAGCTTAAAAATTTCTCAAATATCTCTTATTATAAATTGAATGAACAAAAAACAGTAATTTTACCCTGCAATATCAAAAAAGATACACTCCAATCACTTAAAGGTACTTGCCCTTTTTCATGGTCAACCAAATCAATTAAATACCTTGGAATTTATATTACCCCATCTCTACCCTTACTATATAAAGAAAATTACGAGCCCTGGATTACCAAgctaaaaacaaaattagaagCACTTTCCAAATTAGAATTCTCATGGTTAGGtagaacagctgcctttaaaatgaTGGTTCTTCCACAGTTGCTATATTTATTTAGGAATATCCCAATTAGAATCCCCAAAAAATTCTTTACCTCATTACAGAGAATGATAAAtaaatttgtattaataaataaatcttctaggttttcaaataaaattttaacccTACATTCCTCAGAACAGGGTTTTGGTGTCCCAGACATAGAAAAATACTATAAGGCCACTATATTAGAACAATCTAGAGTGATTTGGACAAATGACTTGTCCAAGCAATGGATACATTTGGAACAAGACCAACTCCCCCTCAAAAACTATAGAGCATTTCTGGAATCTAGATTGATATGGAAAACCCAACAGCAAACCTCCAATCCTATTACAGCCAACACCTTGAGAGTATggaaagaatttattaaacttaACAGTGAAGACCCATTAGCAAATATCcaaataaaccccataataaaTTTATCTAGTATGATTAAAGGCTTAGATATAGGTAACTGGATAGAACTAGGCCTAGATTCGGTAGACAAACTTTTTGATGAcactaaaatgaaaacatttgatgAATTAGTAAACCTTTACAATATTCCTAGATCTGAAAACAACAAATATCTTACCATACATAAATTTCTATCTAAAAATCCCCCTAATCCAATAAATTTACCTCCCCAGATAAATAGActgctaaaatctgaaaaaaataatcaaaaaggaaCATCAGTATTATATAGAGCATTATTATCATTAAAAGATGACACACCTAAATGGCAATTGAAAAAGTGGCAAGAAACTTTACAAACTGACATCTCACAAGAAGATTGGGAATTAGCCCTAAAATCCTTAAAGAAAGCATCCCATTGTGTTTCACATCATGAG is a window from the Xenopus laevis strain J_2021 chromosome 6L, Xenopus_laevis_v10.1, whole genome shotgun sequence genome containing:
- the LOC121394826 gene encoding zinc finger protein 239-like, producing the protein METRRLEGKWENEEPDTEDPLDTIKREMDPVPGADNSLNNKWRSGSERSIQLRAAAVQVLHTIGSSNSPVEAEESSCPRNEKVSEGGKPYNCSKCGEPFSTKALLSAHKPIHQKKEPKCGRSSSKKKQRHLRSQAKDNPVTCRELEDKFSEKPHCKKGSLNTGSNIHNKEKPYTCTECGLSFTAMAKLLRHQGNQTVEKLFSCPFCGKCFPRNNCRLSHQKICGKSFSNLHTHQINQNKTKPFTCFECGETFSQIGTLRSHQRIHTGEKPFSCTECGKTFSQMSTLRSHQRIHTGEKPFTCSECGKSFSLNSTLHTHQRYHRKENNFVCGECGNRCYTKSQLLQHQRIHTGEKPFICTSCGRSFTRKKSLQDHQRLHTREKTELEESGTTLCA